In a genomic window of Primulina huaijiensis isolate GDHJ02 chromosome 10, ASM1229523v2, whole genome shotgun sequence:
- the LOC140985672 gene encoding probable nucleoside diphosphate kinase 5 isoform X2, with protein MADLSSTFFGELVLVCLLVCPYRLSATMGTSEEKTLAMIKPDGVSGNYTDAIKKTILDSGFSITQELLLQLNEDMVKGFYEEHAAKSFFSSLVQYMTSGPVLIMVLEKTNAVVDWRSMIGPTDAKKAKVTHPTSVRAFCGLDSQRNCVHGSDSPKSASREISFLFERISSSVCATKHDEL; from the exons ATGGCCGATTTGAGCTCTACTTTCTTTGGCGAACTTGTGCTTGTATGCCTTTTGGTATGTCCTTACAG ATTGTCAGCTACCATGGGCACTTCAGAAGAGAAGACACTGGCAATGATAAAACCAGATGGAGTTTCTGGTAACTATACTGATGCTATCAAGAAAACCATTTTAGATTCCGGCTTCAGCATCACCCAGGAGTTGCTGCTTCAGCTGAATGAGGATATGGTAAAAGGTTTTTACGAGGAGCATGCTGCTAAGAGCTTTTTCTCAAGCCTTGTACAATACATGACAAG TGGTCCGGTGCTGATTATGGTTTTGGAAAAGACAAATGCTGTAGTAGATTGGCGTTCTATGATTGGACCTACAGATGCGAAAAAAGCTAAGGTGACTCATCCAACAAG TGTTAGGGCCTTTTGCGGGCTTGATTCACAGAGAAATTGTGTTCATGGTTCGGATTCACCTAAATCTGCTTCCAGGGAGATATCTTTTTTATTCGAGAGAATCTCATCTTCAG TGTGTGCTACAAAGCATGATGAGCTGTGA
- the LOC140985672 gene encoding probable nucleoside diphosphate kinase 5 isoform X1: MADLSSTFFGELVLVCLLVCPYSRLSATMGTSEEKTLAMIKPDGVSGNYTDAIKKTILDSGFSITQELLLQLNEDMVKGFYEEHAAKSFFSSLVQYMTSGPVLIMVLEKTNAVVDWRSMIGPTDAKKAKVTHPTSVRAFCGLDSQRNCVHGSDSPKSASREISFLFERISSSVCATKHDEL; encoded by the exons ATGGCCGATTTGAGCTCTACTTTCTTTGGCGAACTTGTGCTTGTATGCCTTTTGGTATGTCCTTACAG TAGATTGTCAGCTACCATGGGCACTTCAGAAGAGAAGACACTGGCAATGATAAAACCAGATGGAGTTTCTGGTAACTATACTGATGCTATCAAGAAAACCATTTTAGATTCCGGCTTCAGCATCACCCAGGAGTTGCTGCTTCAGCTGAATGAGGATATGGTAAAAGGTTTTTACGAGGAGCATGCTGCTAAGAGCTTTTTCTCAAGCCTTGTACAATACATGACAAG TGGTCCGGTGCTGATTATGGTTTTGGAAAAGACAAATGCTGTAGTAGATTGGCGTTCTATGATTGGACCTACAGATGCGAAAAAAGCTAAGGTGACTCATCCAACAAG TGTTAGGGCCTTTTGCGGGCTTGATTCACAGAGAAATTGTGTTCATGGTTCGGATTCACCTAAATCTGCTTCCAGGGAGATATCTTTTTTATTCGAGAGAATCTCATCTTCAG TGTGTGCTACAAAGCATGATGAGCTGTGA
- the LOC140985588 gene encoding sm-like protein LSM1B: MSWAGPEDIYLSTSLASYLDKKILVLLRDGRKLLGTLRSFDQFANAVLEGSCERVIVGDLYCDIPLGLYVIRGENVVLIGEMDMDIEELPPHMTRVSSVEIRSAQKAEREASDLKGTMKRRMDFLDMD; encoded by the exons ATGTCTTGGGCAGGCCCGGAAGATATCTACCTCTCTACTTCTCTTGCCAGCTATCTTGATA AGAAAATTCTTGTGCTACTTCGAGATGGCCGGAAACTATTAGGGACCCTTCGATCCTTTGATCAATTTG CTAATGCTGTTTTAGAAGGCTCTTGTGAGCGTGTTATTGTTGGTGATCTTTATTGCGACATTCCATTAGGTCTTTATGTTATCCGTGGGGAAAATGTTGTCTTAATTGGAGAAATG GACATGGACATAGAGGAACTTCCCCCTCACATGACTCGTGTTTCATCAGTTGAAATAAGAAGT GCACAGAAAGCAGAAAGGGAGGCTTCAGATCTCAAAGGAACCATGAAAAGGAGGATGGATTTTCTCGATATGGATTGA